Proteins from a single region of Punica granatum isolate Tunisia-2019 chromosome 8, ASM765513v2, whole genome shotgun sequence:
- the LOC116188182 gene encoding protein EMBRYONIC FLOWER 1 isoform X3 produces MARWGGGPVSCSRANPSDYAYCWIGCDFTFIYLLSILIKLGLFGYIQWRVWFKLGSFLVICSAFIIVPHPLFFKVPPKKKKTLICPFFSLPTLNTFPSGSGFCPSCIHLTTAPPILFPIIIFKMESSSNREGEEGVQCTRSLSGPNLKHDESFIQIDSISIDLPNVNSKNDKTTKCEHFSIRKYVSDMRLKDDKACWPFESNTKSGPTELQSKYPLPPLDVPKFRWWQCQNCLQGICDKENGKSVLVNDLSVECNSDGPSCTDIALTRSETMVLVSDFKQILILDNGADKREADADCLVGVTANEPRALLRSDKREERDGGSDAAVEVPENGLEDNVYSEPCRPNPNAAKVNDVSQGQEQEAEDAVCHQSISVNHNRTGVAGSPKNLQLQGDASHDCDRETKEISAEVGPGYRSRDKPGALHRRKVRKVRLLSDLLGQSGNLNMNNIRREESPLPAISDASEESGAKKVCPGRKMKRKFPLDNEYKAVVSNKDANEVEIIMGDAEENRKEVVGDVFAKMDPRSLVKSGWTVHGEEAHSGLLKKKRKKKKNEVEPLQPEVAKAVVSEKENDAYSLMGHVRALKNDLTKHIDDESIRTVTKIKKKKKKKNKLTQESFQEKISETRGKVAVDVSTTSYGQDALTGREMGSPFSSMLKMDGNSCMCKKKSKMPQGEDDHTARISQSSSSKLREDSVTGIKFGLVQSPATIRFLADGDGTVKKGIGFSSYGDKTEAKHGLSLDYGPASTMPWRQVGPEEGQVRKENTVSTHLEPKYASNRPDEFSKRGVHHNHTSKEPTYSMPYINEKQSYTSQFGDMGRFLMPQKEISVASSKGEFTGSREKSTVMKNHSSKTSTKASARGTCSDDIPMEIVELMAKIQYENSLHDTVTDKTQLDTGKSPSYQNLRYGDEYKNGEPNLSHKEGFTRDQIQPKNVKKLRNAEHKAADVNYSPHMNTNDPIMNQVEQNHSKGHGILFSRYTEKASGSKRNENTMANHYKKSSVAVEGLSACNTCHVAGAAEEPFHLWSSSTIPIVRTPAQKNVPHNAIFQSSGLKSPGLKVSSKYEKPNKGFLMENSSAEYSHAYSSAENSHASRPNGVKGQSSLGSSDFYSNEKIPALHLLSLMDGRYGPNIKGNSRLAKQPSSIPCGYPPKELNFGAYRASETLRCPSSDYRTINFLASGKHDNLSSAVPIGSSSSWFESHENLRNGVMGQVPLKVREKGKNKCSDLIGSIGGLGSQKYVPSGCIPVYHQETKELIGASNSVVYRSKCPPVDNSEKEHLRSTTSSVWPPRYSLEMGICTVNRNPAEFSAPEVGNVYTIGGSELRFGKRVRAPEWSAASIIDLERPKRGRKKKIATANHQQAEHPQIL; encoded by the exons ATGGCTCGATGGGGGGGAGGCCCGGTGTCGTGCTCACGGGCAAACCCTAGTGATTATGCCTATTGTTGGATCGGATgtgattttacttttatttatcttttatctATTTTGATTAAATTGGGACTTTTTGGGTATATACAGTGGAGGGTTTGGTTCAAGCTTGGATCTTTTTTGGTCATCTGTTCAGCCTTTATCATTGTCCCCCacccccttttttttaaggtgccccccaaaaaaaaaaaaaccctaatttgtccttttttttcccttccaaCTCTTAACACATTTCCATCTGGGTCTGGGTTTTGTCCAAGTTGTATTCATCTGACGACTGCTCCACCTATATTG TTCCCCATAATAATATTCAAGATGGAGAGCAGCTCAAATCGTGAGGGGGAGGAGGGTGTCCAGTGCACCCGATCATTGTCAGGTCCTAATTTGAAGCATGATGAATCGTTCATACAGATAGACTCAATATCGATAGATCTCCCCAATGTTAACAGTAAGAATGACAAGACAACAAAGTGTGAGCACTTTTCTATACG CAAATATGTCTCCGATATGCGCTTAAAGGACGATAAGGCGTGTTGGCCGTTCGAATCCAATACGAAATCTGGTCCCACAGAGTTACAGTCAAAGTACCCTCTTCCTCCACTCGATGTGCCAAAATTCCGTTGGTGGCAGTGCCAAAACTGTCTCCAGGGAATTTGCgataaagaaaatggaaaatcgGTGCTCGTTAACGACCTGAGCGTTGAATGTAATTCTGATGGCCCATCGTGCACCGACATTGCCTTGACAAGGAGTGAGACTATGGTGCTTGTCTCCGATTTTAAGCAGATTCTCATATTAGATAATGGTGCTGATAAAAGAGAAGCTGATGCTGATTGTTTGGTTGGAGTGACTGCAAATGAGCCCCGTGCTTTGTTGCGTAGTGataagagagaagaaagagatGGTGGAAGTGATGCTGCTGTTGAAG TTCCCGAGAATGGCTTGGAAGATAATGTTTATTCAGAACCTTGTAGACCAAATCCTAATGCGGCAAAAGTTAATGATGTGTCCCAAGGGCAGGAACAAGAGGCAGAAGATGCAG TGTGTCATCAATCAATATCAGTCAATCACAACAGAACTGGTGTTGCAGGTTCGCCCAAAAATCTTCAATTGCAAGGAGATGCTTCTCATGATTGTGATCGGGAAACGAAGGAGATCAG CGCAGAGGTCGGCCCTGGTTATAGATCTCGAGATAAGCCTGGTGCTTTACACCGTAGAAAAGTACGAAAGGTGAGGTTGCTGAGTGATTTGCTGGGTCAGAGTGGAAATTTGAATATGAATAATATCAGGAGAGAAGAGTCTCCTTTGCCTGCAATCTCTGATGCATCTGAAGAATCTGGTGCGAAGAAGGTTTGCCCGGGGAGGAAAATGAAGAGGAAGTTTCCTCTGGACAATGAATATAAGGCGGTTGTTTCGAACAAGGATGCTAATGAAGTTGAAATTATCATGGGAGATGCTGAAGAAAATCGGAAAGAAGTCGTGGGTGATGTATTTGCTAAGATGGATCCAAGAAGTTTGGTGAAGAGTGGGTGGACTGTGCATGGGGAAGAAGCGCATTCAGGATTActtaagaagaaaagaaagaagaagaagaatgaagtAGAACCCCTCCAACCTGAAGTTGCAAAGGCTGTTGTATCTGAAAAGGAAAACGATGCGTATTCTTTGATGGGTCATGTACGTGCACTGAAGAATGACTTGACTAAACATATTGATGACGAGAGCATCAGAACTGTAACAAagataaagaagaagaagaagaagaagaacaaactAACCCAAGAATCTTTCCAAGAAAAAATTAGTGAAACAAGGGGCAAAGTTGCTGTTGATGTCTCTACCACATCATATGGCCAAGATGCATTAACGGGGAGAGAAATGGGTTCTCCATTCTCTTCTATGCTTAAAATGGACGGGAATTCATGTATGTGTAAGAAGAAGAGTAAGATGCCTCAGGGAGAAGATGATCATACTGCCCGAATATCTCAGAGTAGCAGTAGTAAGCTCAGAGAAGATTCGGTTACTGGGATCAAATTTGGGCTGGTGCAAAGCCCTGCCACCATTAGATTTCTTGCGGATGGTGATGGTACTGTAAAGAAGGGCATCGGTTTTTCTTCATACGGTGATAAAACTGAAGCAAAACATGGTCTTTCTCTTGATTATGGGCCAGCTTCGACAATGCCATGGCGACAGGTAGGTCCAGAAGAAGGTCAAGTTCGTAAGGAAAATACAGTGAGCACTCATCTGGAGCCAAAATATGCTTCTAATAGGCCGGATGAATTTTCGAAGAGGGGAGTTCATCATAATCACACAAGCAAGGAGCCAACTTATAGCATGCCTTATATAAACGAGAAGCAGAGTTACACCTCTCAGTTCGGGGATATGGGTCGTTTTCTGATGCCACAAAAG GAAATTTCTGTTGCAAGTAGCAAGGGAGAATTTACTGGATCCAGGGAGAAGTCAACTGTTATGAAGAATCATAGCAGCAAAACATCCACTAAAGCATCTGCTCGGGGAACTTGTTCGGATGATATACCGATGGAAATTGTGGAACTTATGGCCAAGATTCAATATGAAAACTCTCTCCATGATACCGTAACAGATAAAACCCAATTGGATACCGGGAAATCACCAAGTTACCAGAATCTGAGGTATGGTGATGAATATAAGAATGGGGAGCCAAACTTGTCGCACAAAGAAGGCTTTACGAGAGACCAAATTCAGccgaaaaatgtgaaaaagctGCGCAATGCAGAGCACAAGGCAGCCGATGTCAACTATTCTCCCCACATGAACACAAATGATCCGATTATGAACCAAGTTGAACAAAATCACTCGAAAGGGCATGGCATACTATTTTCCCGTTATACTGAGAAGGCGAGCGGGAGCAAAAGGAATGAAAATACCATGGCTAACCATTACAAGAAGTCCTCTGTGGCTGTTGAGGGTTTATCAGCTTGTAATACGTGTCATGTTGCAGGAGCCGCTGAGGAGCCATTCCATCTCTGGTCATCTTCTACGATTCCCATCGTCCGCACTCCTGCTCAGAAAAATGTTCCTCATAATGCCATATTTCAGTCTTCAGGTTTGAAGTCCCCTGGGTTAAAAGTTAGCAGCAAGTATGAGAAGCCAAACAAGGGCTTCCTTATGGAGAATTCCAGTGCAGAGTACTCACATGCTTATTCCAGTGCGGAGAACTCACACGCTTCGAGACCAAATGGGGTGAAGGGTCAAAGCTCGTTAGGCTCATCGGACTTCTACTCAAATGAGAAAATACCCGCATTACATTTGCTTAGCCTCATGGATGGTCGTTATGGTCCGAATATCAAAGGAAACTCAAGGCTTGCAAAACAGCCTTCTTCGATTCCTTGCGGGTACCCTCCTAAGGAGTTAAACTTTGGAGCATACAGGGCATCGGAGACGTTGAGATGCCCGTCTTCTGATTATCGTACCATAAATTTCCTTGCTTCAGGAAAACACGACAACCTTTCATCTGCAGTCCCGATAGGCTCATCTTCGTCATGGTTTGAATCACATGAAAATCTCAGAAATGGAGTGATGGGTCAGGTCCCACTCAAGGTTCGTGAGAAAGGGAAGAACAAATGCTCTGATCTCATTGGGTCGATTGGAGGCTTGGGCTCACAAAAGTATGTGCCTTCTGGGTGTATTCCTGTCTACCATCAGGAGACAAAAGAACTCATCGGGGCATCAAATTCTGTGGTATATCGGTCGAAATGTCCTCCTGTGGATAATTCTGAGAAGGAGCACCTGAGAAGTACTACCAGCTCTGTTTGGCCTCCGAGATACAGTTTGGAGATGGGAATTTGCACAGTTAACAGAAACCCAGCTGAATTTAGTGCTCCAGAGGTGGGAAATGTGTACACAATTGGAGGAAGTGAACTGAGGTTCGGAAAGAGAGTTCGAGCACCGGAGTGGTCTGCAGCGTCGATAATAGACTTGGAACGACCAAAGCGagggaggaaaaagaagatTGCCACCGCAAATCACCAACAAGCTGAGCATCCTCAGATTCTGTGA
- the LOC116188182 gene encoding protein EMBRYONIC FLOWER 1 isoform X4 has protein sequence MARWGGGPVSCSRANPSDYAYCWIGCDFTFIYLLSILIKLGLFGYIQWRVWFKLGSFLVICSAFIIVPHPLFFKVPPKKKKTLICPFFSLPTLNTFPSGSGFCPSCIHLTTAPPILFPIIIFKMESSSNREGEEGVQCTRSLSGPNLKHDESFIQIDSISIDLPNVNSKNDKTTKCEHFSIRKYVSDMRLKDDKACWPFESNTKSGPTELQSKYPLPPLDVPKFRWWQCQNCLQGICDKENGKSVLVNDLSVECNSDGPSCTDIALTRSETMVLVSDFKQILILDNGADKREADADCLVGVTANEPRALLRSDKREERDGGSDAAVEVPENGLEDNVYSEPCRPNPNAAKVNDVSQGQEQEAEDAGSPKNLQLQGDASHDCDRETKEISAEVGPGYRSRDKPGALHRRKVRKVRLLSDLLGQSGNLNMNNIRREESPLPAISDASEESGAKKVCPGRKMKRKFPLDNEYKAVVSNKDANEVEIIMGDAEENRKEVVGDVFAKMDPRSLVKSGWTVHGEEAHSGLLKKKRKKKKNEVEPLQPEVAKAVVSEKENDAYSLMGHVRALKNDLTKHIDDESIRTVTKIKKKKKKKNKLTQESFQEKISETRGKVAVDVSTTSYGQDALTGREMGSPFSSMLKMDGNSCMCKKKSKMPQGEDDHTARISQSSSSKLREDSVTGIKFGLVQSPATIRFLADGDGTVKKGIGFSSYGDKTEAKHGLSLDYGPASTMPWRQVGPEEGQVRKENTVSTHLEPKYASNRPDEFSKRGVHHNHTSKEPTYSMPYINEKQSYTSQFGDMGRFLMPQKEISVASSKGEFTGSREKSTVMKNHSSKTSTKASARGTCSDDIPMEIVELMAKIQYENSLHDTVTDKTQLDTGKSPSYQNLRYGDEYKNGEPNLSHKEGFTRDQIQPKNVKKLRNAEHKAADVNYSPHMNTNDPIMNQVEQNHSKGHGILFSRYTEKASGSKRNENTMANHYKKSSVAVEGLSACNTCHVAGAAEEPFHLWSSSTIPIVRTPAQKNVPHNAIFQSSGLKSPGLKVSSKYEKPNKGFLMENSSAEYSHAYSSAENSHASRPNGVKGQSSLGSSDFYSNEKIPALHLLSLMDGRYGPNIKGNSRLAKQPSSIPCGYPPKELNFGAYRASETLRCPSSDYRTINFLASGKHDNLSSAVPIGSSSSWFESHENLRNGVMGQVPLKVREKGKNKCSDLIGSIGGLGSQKYVPSGCIPVYHQETKELIGASNSVVYRSKCPPVDNSEKEHLRSTTSSVWPPRYSLEMGICTVNRNPAEFSAPEVGNVYTIGGSELRFGKRVRAPEWSAASIIDLERPKRGRKKKIATANHQQAEHPQIL, from the exons ATGGCTCGATGGGGGGGAGGCCCGGTGTCGTGCTCACGGGCAAACCCTAGTGATTATGCCTATTGTTGGATCGGATgtgattttacttttatttatcttttatctATTTTGATTAAATTGGGACTTTTTGGGTATATACAGTGGAGGGTTTGGTTCAAGCTTGGATCTTTTTTGGTCATCTGTTCAGCCTTTATCATTGTCCCCCacccccttttttttaaggtgccccccaaaaaaaaaaaaaccctaatttgtccttttttttcccttccaaCTCTTAACACATTTCCATCTGGGTCTGGGTTTTGTCCAAGTTGTATTCATCTGACGACTGCTCCACCTATATTG TTCCCCATAATAATATTCAAGATGGAGAGCAGCTCAAATCGTGAGGGGGAGGAGGGTGTCCAGTGCACCCGATCATTGTCAGGTCCTAATTTGAAGCATGATGAATCGTTCATACAGATAGACTCAATATCGATAGATCTCCCCAATGTTAACAGTAAGAATGACAAGACAACAAAGTGTGAGCACTTTTCTATACG CAAATATGTCTCCGATATGCGCTTAAAGGACGATAAGGCGTGTTGGCCGTTCGAATCCAATACGAAATCTGGTCCCACAGAGTTACAGTCAAAGTACCCTCTTCCTCCACTCGATGTGCCAAAATTCCGTTGGTGGCAGTGCCAAAACTGTCTCCAGGGAATTTGCgataaagaaaatggaaaatcgGTGCTCGTTAACGACCTGAGCGTTGAATGTAATTCTGATGGCCCATCGTGCACCGACATTGCCTTGACAAGGAGTGAGACTATGGTGCTTGTCTCCGATTTTAAGCAGATTCTCATATTAGATAATGGTGCTGATAAAAGAGAAGCTGATGCTGATTGTTTGGTTGGAGTGACTGCAAATGAGCCCCGTGCTTTGTTGCGTAGTGataagagagaagaaagagatGGTGGAAGTGATGCTGCTGTTGAAG TTCCCGAGAATGGCTTGGAAGATAATGTTTATTCAGAACCTTGTAGACCAAATCCTAATGCGGCAAAAGTTAATGATGTGTCCCAAGGGCAGGAACAAGAGGCAGAAGATGCAG GTTCGCCCAAAAATCTTCAATTGCAAGGAGATGCTTCTCATGATTGTGATCGGGAAACGAAGGAGATCAG CGCAGAGGTCGGCCCTGGTTATAGATCTCGAGATAAGCCTGGTGCTTTACACCGTAGAAAAGTACGAAAGGTGAGGTTGCTGAGTGATTTGCTGGGTCAGAGTGGAAATTTGAATATGAATAATATCAGGAGAGAAGAGTCTCCTTTGCCTGCAATCTCTGATGCATCTGAAGAATCTGGTGCGAAGAAGGTTTGCCCGGGGAGGAAAATGAAGAGGAAGTTTCCTCTGGACAATGAATATAAGGCGGTTGTTTCGAACAAGGATGCTAATGAAGTTGAAATTATCATGGGAGATGCTGAAGAAAATCGGAAAGAAGTCGTGGGTGATGTATTTGCTAAGATGGATCCAAGAAGTTTGGTGAAGAGTGGGTGGACTGTGCATGGGGAAGAAGCGCATTCAGGATTActtaagaagaaaagaaagaagaagaagaatgaagtAGAACCCCTCCAACCTGAAGTTGCAAAGGCTGTTGTATCTGAAAAGGAAAACGATGCGTATTCTTTGATGGGTCATGTACGTGCACTGAAGAATGACTTGACTAAACATATTGATGACGAGAGCATCAGAACTGTAACAAagataaagaagaagaagaagaagaagaacaaactAACCCAAGAATCTTTCCAAGAAAAAATTAGTGAAACAAGGGGCAAAGTTGCTGTTGATGTCTCTACCACATCATATGGCCAAGATGCATTAACGGGGAGAGAAATGGGTTCTCCATTCTCTTCTATGCTTAAAATGGACGGGAATTCATGTATGTGTAAGAAGAAGAGTAAGATGCCTCAGGGAGAAGATGATCATACTGCCCGAATATCTCAGAGTAGCAGTAGTAAGCTCAGAGAAGATTCGGTTACTGGGATCAAATTTGGGCTGGTGCAAAGCCCTGCCACCATTAGATTTCTTGCGGATGGTGATGGTACTGTAAAGAAGGGCATCGGTTTTTCTTCATACGGTGATAAAACTGAAGCAAAACATGGTCTTTCTCTTGATTATGGGCCAGCTTCGACAATGCCATGGCGACAGGTAGGTCCAGAAGAAGGTCAAGTTCGTAAGGAAAATACAGTGAGCACTCATCTGGAGCCAAAATATGCTTCTAATAGGCCGGATGAATTTTCGAAGAGGGGAGTTCATCATAATCACACAAGCAAGGAGCCAACTTATAGCATGCCTTATATAAACGAGAAGCAGAGTTACACCTCTCAGTTCGGGGATATGGGTCGTTTTCTGATGCCACAAAAG GAAATTTCTGTTGCAAGTAGCAAGGGAGAATTTACTGGATCCAGGGAGAAGTCAACTGTTATGAAGAATCATAGCAGCAAAACATCCACTAAAGCATCTGCTCGGGGAACTTGTTCGGATGATATACCGATGGAAATTGTGGAACTTATGGCCAAGATTCAATATGAAAACTCTCTCCATGATACCGTAACAGATAAAACCCAATTGGATACCGGGAAATCACCAAGTTACCAGAATCTGAGGTATGGTGATGAATATAAGAATGGGGAGCCAAACTTGTCGCACAAAGAAGGCTTTACGAGAGACCAAATTCAGccgaaaaatgtgaaaaagctGCGCAATGCAGAGCACAAGGCAGCCGATGTCAACTATTCTCCCCACATGAACACAAATGATCCGATTATGAACCAAGTTGAACAAAATCACTCGAAAGGGCATGGCATACTATTTTCCCGTTATACTGAGAAGGCGAGCGGGAGCAAAAGGAATGAAAATACCATGGCTAACCATTACAAGAAGTCCTCTGTGGCTGTTGAGGGTTTATCAGCTTGTAATACGTGTCATGTTGCAGGAGCCGCTGAGGAGCCATTCCATCTCTGGTCATCTTCTACGATTCCCATCGTCCGCACTCCTGCTCAGAAAAATGTTCCTCATAATGCCATATTTCAGTCTTCAGGTTTGAAGTCCCCTGGGTTAAAAGTTAGCAGCAAGTATGAGAAGCCAAACAAGGGCTTCCTTATGGAGAATTCCAGTGCAGAGTACTCACATGCTTATTCCAGTGCGGAGAACTCACACGCTTCGAGACCAAATGGGGTGAAGGGTCAAAGCTCGTTAGGCTCATCGGACTTCTACTCAAATGAGAAAATACCCGCATTACATTTGCTTAGCCTCATGGATGGTCGTTATGGTCCGAATATCAAAGGAAACTCAAGGCTTGCAAAACAGCCTTCTTCGATTCCTTGCGGGTACCCTCCTAAGGAGTTAAACTTTGGAGCATACAGGGCATCGGAGACGTTGAGATGCCCGTCTTCTGATTATCGTACCATAAATTTCCTTGCTTCAGGAAAACACGACAACCTTTCATCTGCAGTCCCGATAGGCTCATCTTCGTCATGGTTTGAATCACATGAAAATCTCAGAAATGGAGTGATGGGTCAGGTCCCACTCAAGGTTCGTGAGAAAGGGAAGAACAAATGCTCTGATCTCATTGGGTCGATTGGAGGCTTGGGCTCACAAAAGTATGTGCCTTCTGGGTGTATTCCTGTCTACCATCAGGAGACAAAAGAACTCATCGGGGCATCAAATTCTGTGGTATATCGGTCGAAATGTCCTCCTGTGGATAATTCTGAGAAGGAGCACCTGAGAAGTACTACCAGCTCTGTTTGGCCTCCGAGATACAGTTTGGAGATGGGAATTTGCACAGTTAACAGAAACCCAGCTGAATTTAGTGCTCCAGAGGTGGGAAATGTGTACACAATTGGAGGAAGTGAACTGAGGTTCGGAAAGAGAGTTCGAGCACCGGAGTGGTCTGCAGCGTCGATAATAGACTTGGAACGACCAAAGCGagggaggaaaaagaagatTGCCACCGCAAATCACCAACAAGCTGAGCATCCTCAGATTCTGTGA